In Desulfitibacter sp. BRH_c19, the following are encoded in one genomic region:
- a CDS encoding elongation factor 4 (back-translocating Elongation Factor EF4; binds to the ribosome on the universally-conserved alpha-sarcin loop): MDIPQERIRNFCIIAHIDHGKSTLADRILQFTGAVSERDMSEQLLDKMDLERERGITIKLQAVKMVYKAKDGNDYLLNLIDTPGHVDFTYEVSRSLAACEGALLVVDSAQGIEAQTLANVYLALEHDLEIIPVINKIDLPSAEPERVMEEIEEFIGLDTTDAILASAKTGQGTEEILEAIVRKIPPPKGNLDNPLQALIFDSLYDSYKGAIPFIRVMEGSIKKGMEIKMMYSNKKFEVTEVGVFTPPMRIVDQLGPGEVGFVTASIKNVKDTQVGDTITSAIKPAQSPLPGYRKVTSMVYCGLYPVDSADYENLKDALDKLQLNDASLKFEPETSVALGFGFRCGFLGLLHMEIIQERLEREFNISLITTAPSVIYEVHKTNKTMITIDNPANLPPLNDIEEIREPFVKATILVPNDYVGAVMELCQEKRGEYQVMEYLSPKRVMLTYHLPLSEIIYDFFDQLKSRTRGYASLDYEMHSYIQTDLVKMDVLVNEVIVDALSFIVHRDKSFNRGQNIARKLKELIPRQMFEVPIQAAIGAKVVARTNVKALRKNVIDKCYGGDITRKKKLLEKQKAGKKRMKSVGNVEIPQEAFMAVLSLDDD; the protein is encoded by the coding sequence TTGGATATACCACAGGAACGAATAAGAAATTTTTGTATTATAGCTCATATAGACCACGGTAAATCTACCCTTGCAGACCGTATACTTCAGTTTACAGGTGCAGTAAGTGAAAGAGATATGTCTGAGCAGCTTCTAGATAAGATGGATTTAGAAAGAGAAAGAGGTATTACAATAAAGCTGCAGGCTGTTAAAATGGTCTACAAAGCTAAAGACGGTAATGATTATTTACTTAATCTTATAGATACACCAGGGCATGTTGATTTCACCTATGAGGTTTCTAGAAGTCTTGCTGCCTGTGAGGGGGCATTACTTGTAGTTGACTCAGCTCAAGGAATAGAAGCACAGACTCTGGCAAATGTGTATTTAGCACTAGAACATGATCTAGAAATTATTCCTGTAATAAATAAAATTGATTTGCCAAGTGCAGAACCTGAAAGGGTTATGGAAGAGATTGAAGAGTTTATTGGCCTTGACACTACAGATGCCATATTAGCGTCTGCAAAAACAGGTCAGGGAACTGAAGAAATCTTAGAAGCAATTGTTAGGAAGATTCCACCACCTAAGGGTAATCTGGATAATCCTCTACAAGCATTAATCTTTGATTCTCTTTATGATTCATATAAAGGTGCAATTCCCTTTATAAGGGTCATGGAAGGGTCAATAAAAAAAGGCATGGAAATAAAAATGATGTATAGTAATAAAAAGTTTGAAGTAACTGAAGTTGGTGTGTTTACACCTCCTATGAGGATAGTTGATCAGTTAGGTCCAGGTGAGGTTGGATTTGTGACTGCAAGCATTAAAAATGTTAAGGATACTCAGGTAGGGGATACTATTACAAGTGCAATTAAACCAGCTCAGAGTCCTCTTCCAGGCTATAGAAAGGTTACAAGTATGGTGTATTGTGGTTTGTACCCTGTTGATAGTGCTGATTATGAAAATCTGAAGGATGCTTTAGATAAACTTCAACTTAATGATGCTTCTTTAAAATTTGAGCCAGAGACTTCCGTTGCCTTGGGATTTGGATTTAGATGTGGGTTTCTAGGATTGCTCCACATGGAGATTATTCAAGAAAGGCTTGAAAGAGAGTTCAATATCAGCCTTATTACAACAGCACCTAGCGTTATTTATGAAGTCCATAAAACAAACAAAACGATGATTACTATAGATAATCCTGCTAACCTTCCTCCGCTTAATGATATTGAAGAAATTAGGGAGCCTTTTGTTAAAGCTACTATACTGGTTCCTAATGATTATGTTGGGGCGGTCATGGAACTGTGTCAGGAAAAACGTGGGGAATATCAGGTCATGGAGTATCTATCGCCTAAGAGGGTTATGCTTACCTATCATCTCCCATTATCAGAGATTATCTATGACTTTTTTGATCAGCTTAAATCAAGGACTAGGGGATATGCTTCTCTAGATTATGAAATGCATTCATATATTCAAACAGATTTAGTAAAAATGGATGTACTAGTTAATGAAGTGATTGTGGACGCTCTTTCCTTCATAGTTCATAGAGATAAATCCTTTAATAGAGGCCAAAATATAGCGAGAAAGCTAAAGGAATTAATTCCAAGGCAGATGTTTGAAGTGCCGATTCAAGCTGCCATTGGTGCTAAAGTTGTGGCCAGGACGAATGTAAAAGCTTTAAGAAAAAATGTTATTGATAAGTGCTATGGTGGGGATATTACAAGAAAAAAGAAGCTTCTTGAAAAACAAAAAGCGGGGAAAAAGCGTATGAAGTCAGTAGGCAATGTTGAAATTCCCCAGGAAGCTTTTATGGCGGTGTTAAGCTTAGATGATGATTAA
- a CDS encoding N(5)-(carboxyethyl)ornithine synthase, producing MKSMGFLMSTKENEKRRALLPEQISGIKNKNYLFFERGYGKALGYTDAEYIKQGANVSSKEEVITKDIICDPKIGDADYLLELRENQAIFGYVHAVHNRNITDIIVEKSLTAIAWEEMADSGRNVFWRNNELAGEAAIMHAFTIYGKMPYECKVAIIGRGNIARGAYRILSSLGADIVVYDRKMESLLRKEIADYDVIVNGVLWNTNGQEHVIYREDLKRMKKSSIIIDISCDKAGFVETSVPTTIEDPVYISGGILHYVVDHTPAIIFHTASRVFGNVLVKYIDDIIEDNIESNDTIKNAVIIKNGIIIDKQILNHL from the coding sequence ATGAAATCTATGGGATTCTTAATGAGTACCAAAGAAAATGAAAAACGAAGAGCTTTGCTGCCAGAACAAATAAGTGGAATTAAAAACAAGAACTATCTGTTTTTTGAAAGAGGTTATGGTAAAGCATTAGGATATACAGATGCTGAATATATTAAGCAAGGTGCTAATGTATCATCAAAAGAGGAGGTCATAACAAAAGATATAATTTGCGATCCCAAGATAGGAGATGCAGACTATCTTCTAGAGTTAAGAGAAAATCAAGCTATCTTTGGTTATGTACATGCAGTCCACAATAGAAATATCACAGATATAATAGTAGAAAAATCTTTAACCGCAATTGCATGGGAGGAAATGGCTGATAGTGGAAGAAACGTTTTTTGGAGAAACAATGAACTTGCAGGAGAAGCCGCTATCATGCATGCGTTCACAATATATGGCAAAATGCCTTATGAATGTAAAGTTGCAATAATAGGAAGGGGAAATATTGCACGTGGAGCATATAGGATACTATCTTCATTAGGTGCTGATATAGTAGTTTATGATAGGAAAATGGAAAGTTTATTAAGGAAAGAAATTGCTGATTATGATGTTATTGTAAATGGTGTTTTATGGAACACCAATGGGCAAGAGCACGTGATTTATCGTGAGGATCTAAAACGAATGAAAAAAAGTTCAATAATTATTGACATTAGCTGTGATAAGGCTGGTTTTGTTGAAACTAGTGTCCCGACAACCATTGAAGATCCAGTATATATTTCTGGAGGTATCTTACATTATGTGGTTGATCATACGCCAGCTATAATATTTCATACAGCATCAAGAGTATTTGGCAATGTACTTGTTAAATATATTGATGATATTATAGAGGACAATATTGAAAGCAACGATACAATAAAAAATGCAGTTATTATTAAGAATGGTATTATCATTGATAAGCAAATACTAAATCACCTCTAA
- a CDS encoding murein biosynthesis protein MurJ, whose product MTQGNRVAKAAGIIMISMMISRILGYLRDVVIYAQFGQNRVTDAYNAAFSIPDFLYMILVGGALSAAFIPVFSSYLAEDKEQEAWQVASILFNSIMLLLIVGVTLGLIYTPFLIKILVPGFDKETTELTVMLTRIMFAQTFFMVLSGISIGILNSYQYFLAPAIGSVLYNLSIILVGWVLSLKYGIVGFSIGVVVGAMLNFAVQVPFILKKGFKYHFSFNLRNPGVQKIIILILPVFIGLSVNQINLFVNQFLASSLEGGLVAALRTGQRLMQMPIAVFAIAIGVAVFPTLTNYAAKGDMINFKRATSIGLRAVFFITLPSAAGLMALKLPLVRFLFEQGKFSSEATVATAAAVFFYSLGIFAYSGIQILNRTFYAIQDTKTPVTVGICTIIINIALNFGLIGPMGHGGLALAYSMAGGFNLFLLMLVLKYKITGYGGWRIVHSFGKSLIASIVMGISVYFGVNYFEFFVDISTKTMQGLQVMIGVLLGTCIYSIIAYIFKMDELELVLDILLKKIPSRIMKKHRKTSRK is encoded by the coding sequence ATGACACAGGGAAATAGAGTTGCAAAGGCCGCAGGAATCATCATGATCTCAATGATGATTTCCAGGATTTTAGGTTATTTGCGAGATGTAGTAATTTATGCCCAGTTTGGGCAAAACAGAGTTACTGATGCTTACAATGCTGCTTTTTCAATACCAGATTTCTTATATATGATCTTAGTGGGTGGAGCTTTAAGCGCAGCATTCATACCGGTCTTTTCAAGCTATTTGGCCGAGGATAAAGAACAAGAAGCATGGCAAGTAGCAAGTATTCTTTTTAATTCAATAATGCTTTTATTAATTGTAGGGGTTACCTTAGGATTAATATATACTCCTTTTCTGATAAAAATCCTTGTTCCAGGTTTTGATAAAGAAACAACTGAACTCACAGTTATGCTTACTAGAATTATGTTTGCCCAGACATTTTTTATGGTACTTAGTGGAATTTCTATTGGGATTCTAAATTCATATCAGTATTTTTTGGCACCAGCAATAGGCTCTGTGCTATACAATTTATCTATTATTTTAGTTGGTTGGGTCTTGTCATTAAAGTATGGCATAGTGGGATTTTCAATTGGTGTGGTAGTTGGTGCCATGTTGAACTTTGCTGTTCAAGTGCCATTCATTCTAAAAAAGGGTTTTAAATATCATTTTAGCTTTAACTTAAGAAATCCAGGAGTTCAAAAAATTATTATCTTAATACTGCCTGTATTTATTGGGCTTTCTGTAAATCAAATAAATCTTTTTGTAAATCAATTTCTAGCATCTAGCTTAGAAGGTGGTTTAGTTGCAGCCTTAAGAACAGGTCAAAGATTAATGCAAATGCCAATTGCAGTTTTTGCAATTGCTATAGGAGTTGCTGTTTTCCCAACCCTTACCAATTATGCAGCCAAAGGGGATATGATAAACTTTAAAAGGGCTACTTCCATAGGATTACGTGCAGTATTTTTTATCACACTTCCATCGGCAGCAGGACTCATGGCGTTAAAGCTTCCATTGGTAAGATTTTTATTTGAGCAGGGCAAATTTTCATCCGAAGCAACCGTAGCAACAGCAGCAGCTGTTTTCTTTTACTCACTAGGTATATTCGCCTATTCAGGCATTCAAATCTTAAATAGAACATTTTATGCAATACAAGATACAAAAACACCGGTAACAGTAGGAATCTGTACAATAATAATTAATATAGCCCTAAATTTTGGATTAATAGGCCCCATGGGTCACGGAGGTCTTGCCCTTGCCTATTCAATGGCAGGTGGTTTTAATTTATTTCTTCTGATGTTAGTATTAAAATATAAGATTACTGGATATGGTGGTTGGAGAATTGTACATTCCTTCGGAAAAAGCTTAATTGCATCAATTGTAATGGGTATTTCCGTGTATTTTGGAGTAAACTATTTTGAATTCTTTGTAGATATATCTACTAAAACAATGCAGGGCTTACAAGTGATGATAGGTGTACTTCTAGGGACCTGTATATATAGTATCATAGCCTACATTTTTAAGATGGACGAATTGGAGTTAGTGTTAGATATATTGTTAAAGAAAATTCCATCTCGTATAATGAAAAAACACCGCAAAACCTCGAGAAAATAA
- a CDS encoding 30S ribosomal protein S20 codes for MPNIKSAKKRLGISSRQNLRNTAAKSAIKTSVKRFENALANGENEQAQTAYKSTVKTLDKAVSKGFLHKNTAARKKSRLSKNLKDMMS; via the coding sequence GTGCCTAATATTAAATCAGCGAAAAAGAGACTTGGTATTTCTTCTCGTCAAAATTTAAGAAATACTGCTGCTAAATCTGCAATCAAAACTTCAGTTAAAAGATTTGAGAATGCTTTAGCAAATGGTGAAAATGAACAAGCCCAAACTGCATACAAAAGTACAGTAAAAACACTAGATAAGGCAGTTTCTAAAGGGTTTTTGCATAAAAATACTGCTGCAAGAAAGAAATCCAGACTTAGTAAAAATTTAAAGGATATGATGAGCTAA